One Kineococcus radiotolerans SRS30216 = ATCC BAA-149 DNA window includes the following coding sequences:
- a CDS encoding ABC transporter permease, with protein sequence MSESEHAIGTAAGGTPVRPGQEHFVAPLEETPLAAVDAVDESAPSGGVFTEAWKQLRRRPIFIVASLVILLLVLVSLFPSWFTSRDPRYQDLASALTGPAPGHPLGFTRLGADVYSRLIYGARASVTVGVLATLMVVVVGGVFGALAGFFGGWLDAVLSRVADIFFALPLILGAIVLLQTLKGRNAFTVAVTLALFGWPQIARIMRGAVLQVRSAEYVTAAKSLGLSRMATLVRHVVPNALGPVIVVATISLGTFIAAEATLSYLSLGLPPSIVSWGGDIASAQRALRTDPWILLWPSIGLSLTVLSFLMLGDALRDALDPKGRTR encoded by the coding sequence ATGTCTGAGTCCGAGCACGCCATCGGCACCGCCGCCGGGGGCACCCCGGTGCGCCCGGGCCAGGAGCACTTCGTCGCCCCGCTGGAGGAGACGCCGCTCGCGGCCGTCGACGCCGTCGACGAGAGCGCCCCCTCGGGCGGGGTCTTCACCGAGGCGTGGAAGCAGCTGCGCAGGCGCCCGATCTTCATCGTGGCCAGCCTCGTCATCCTGCTCCTGGTGCTGGTGTCGCTGTTCCCGTCCTGGTTCACCTCGCGCGACCCCCGCTACCAGGACCTCGCCTCCGCGCTGACGGGCCCGGCCCCGGGCCACCCCCTCGGCTTCACGCGGCTGGGCGCCGACGTGTACTCGCGGCTGATCTACGGGGCGCGGGCGTCGGTGACCGTCGGCGTCCTGGCCACGCTGATGGTCGTCGTCGTGGGCGGGGTCTTCGGGGCCCTCGCGGGCTTCTTCGGCGGCTGGCTGGACGCGGTGCTGTCCCGGGTGGCCGACATCTTCTTCGCCCTGCCGCTCATCCTCGGCGCCATCGTCCTGCTGCAGACCCTCAAGGGCCGCAACGCCTTCACCGTCGCGGTCACCCTGGCCCTCTTCGGGTGGCCGCAGATCGCGCGCATCATGCGCGGGGCCGTCCTGCAGGTGCGCAGCGCCGAGTACGTCACCGCGGCCAAGTCCCTGGGCCTGAGCCGGATGGCGACGCTCGTGCGCCACGTCGTCCCCAACGCCCTCGGGCCGGTCATCGTCGTGGCCACCATCTCCCTCGGGACGTTCATCGCCGCCGAGGCGACGCTGTCCTACCTGAGCCTGGGGCTGCCGCCGAGCATCGTGTCCTGGGGCGGTGACATCGCCAGCGCGCAGCGCGCGCTGCGCACCGACCCGTGGATCCTGCTGTGGCCCTCCATCGGGCTCTCGCTGACCGTCCTGTCCTTCCTCATGCTCGGTGACGCCCTGCGCGACGCCCTCGACCCGAAGGGCCGCACCCGATGA
- a CDS encoding ABC transporter permease, translated as MGWYIGRRLLQMVPVFFGATLLIYALVFALPGDPILALFGDKPVSDSARATLTAQYNLDKPFLVQYLLFLKGIVTLDFGTSFSGQPVVDQILRAFPTTIKLAVVALVIEAVLGILFGFIAGLRRGGIFDSTVLFISLVVIGIPVFVLGFVAQYTVGVKWGIVRPTVGGDPGVLDLVLPGIVLGALSFAYVLRLTRNSVAEGLSADHVRTATAKGLSRPRVMTVHVLRNSLIPVVTFLGTDLGALMGGAVVTEGIFNIPGVGNLLFQSVVRQEGPTVVSVVTILVVVYLVANLVVDLLYAVLDPRIRYV; from the coding sequence ATGGGTTGGTACATCGGGCGCCGTCTGTTGCAGATGGTGCCCGTCTTCTTCGGAGCGACGCTCCTGATCTACGCGCTCGTGTTCGCCCTGCCCGGCGACCCGATCCTGGCGCTGTTCGGGGACAAGCCCGTCAGCGACTCCGCGCGGGCCACGCTGACGGCGCAGTACAACCTCGACAAGCCGTTCCTCGTGCAGTACCTGCTCTTCCTCAAGGGCATCGTCACCCTCGACTTCGGCACGTCCTTCAGCGGGCAACCGGTCGTCGACCAGATCCTGCGGGCCTTCCCCACCACCATCAAGCTGGCCGTGGTGGCGCTGGTCATCGAGGCCGTCCTCGGGATCCTCTTCGGCTTCATCGCCGGGCTGCGCCGCGGCGGGATCTTCGACTCCACGGTGCTGTTCATCAGCCTCGTCGTCATCGGCATCCCGGTCTTCGTCCTGGGCTTCGTCGCCCAGTACACCGTCGGGGTCAAGTGGGGCATCGTGCGGCCCACCGTCGGCGGCGACCCGGGCGTCCTCGACCTGGTCCTGCCCGGGATCGTGCTGGGCGCGCTGTCCTTCGCCTACGTGCTGCGCCTGACGCGCAACTCCGTCGCCGAGGGGCTCTCCGCCGACCACGTGCGCACCGCGACCGCCAAGGGCCTGTCCCGCCCGCGGGTCATGACGGTGCACGTGCTGCGCAACTCCCTCATCCCCGTCGTCACCTTCCTGGGCACCGACCTGGGTGCGCTCATGGGCGGCGCCGTCGTCACCGAGGGCATCTTCAACATCCCCGGGGTCGGCAACCTGCTCTTCCAGTCCGTGGTGCGGCAGGAAGGCCCCACCGTCGTCTCGGTCGTGACGATCCTGGTCGTGGTCTACCTGGTGGCCAACCTCGTCGTCGACCTGCTCTACGCCGTCCTGGACCCGAGGATCCGCTATGTCTGA
- a CDS encoding peptide ABC transporter substrate-binding protein: protein MTRRDGLKGIIGAAALTTLAACGGSDEEGGSGEGASSGGGTGGDIVVNGTEPQNKLVPTNTNEVGGGRLLDSLWAGLVYYKADGTPENDIADSIETTDAQNYTIKIKSGQTFSDGSPVTAKSFVDAWNYGALGTNAQLSSYFFEPIQGFPEVQAEPPTAQTMSGLKVVDDTTFTVALLQPESDFPLRLGYSAFYPLPETAYADIEAYGENPIGNGPYKLAQEGAWQHNVRIDLVVNEAYDGPRKAQNDSLAFVFYETYDAAYSDLQSGNLDVLDNIPSSALATFQDDLGEGAVNQPAAIFQSFCIPESLPGFGGEEGKLRRQALSHAFDRAQICTTVFNETRTPAKDFSSPVIAGYSETVEGNEVLDFDAARAKELWEQANAIAPWNGSTFTIAYNVDGDHQAWVDAVTGYIRQNLGIQAEGKPYPTFAQIRTEITNRSITGAFRTGWQADYPGLYNFLAPIYATGAGSNDGDYTNPEFDALLEKAAGTTDQDEANKTLQQAQTILFSDLPVIPLWYSNASGGFTEAAKNVQFGWNSVPLYYQITKS from the coding sequence CTGACCCGCCGCGACGGCCTGAAGGGCATCATCGGCGCGGCGGCCCTGACGACGCTGGCGGCCTGCGGCGGCAGCGACGAGGAGGGCGGCTCCGGCGAGGGCGCCAGCAGCGGCGGCGGCACCGGCGGCGACATCGTCGTCAACGGCACCGAGCCGCAGAACAAGCTCGTCCCCACCAACACCAACGAGGTCGGCGGCGGTCGCCTGCTCGACTCGCTGTGGGCCGGTCTCGTCTACTACAAGGCCGACGGCACCCCCGAGAACGACATCGCGGACTCCATCGAGACGACCGACGCGCAGAACTACACCATCAAGATCAAGTCCGGTCAGACGTTCTCGGACGGCTCCCCGGTCACCGCGAAGTCCTTCGTGGACGCGTGGAACTACGGCGCCCTGGGCACCAACGCCCAGCTCTCCAGCTACTTCTTCGAGCCCATCCAGGGCTTCCCCGAGGTGCAGGCCGAGCCGCCGACCGCGCAGACCATGTCCGGCCTGAAGGTCGTCGACGACACCACCTTCACCGTCGCCCTCCTGCAGCCGGAGTCGGACTTCCCGCTCCGCCTGGGCTACTCCGCCTTCTACCCGCTGCCCGAGACCGCCTACGCCGACATCGAGGCCTACGGCGAGAACCCGATCGGCAACGGCCCGTACAAGCTGGCCCAGGAAGGCGCCTGGCAGCACAACGTGCGGATCGACCTCGTCGTCAACGAGGCCTACGACGGTCCGCGCAAGGCGCAGAACGACTCCCTGGCCTTCGTCTTCTACGAGACCTACGACGCGGCCTACTCCGACCTGCAGTCGGGCAACCTCGACGTGCTGGACAACATCCCCAGCTCGGCGCTGGCCACCTTCCAGGACGACCTGGGCGAGGGCGCGGTCAACCAGCCCGCGGCGATCTTCCAGTCCTTCTGCATCCCGGAGTCGCTGCCCGGCTTCGGCGGCGAGGAGGGCAAGCTGCGTCGCCAGGCGCTGTCCCACGCCTTCGACCGCGCGCAGATCTGCACCACCGTCTTCAACGAGACCCGCACCCCGGCCAAGGACTTCTCCTCCCCGGTCATCGCGGGCTACTCCGAGACGGTCGAGGGCAACGAGGTCCTGGACTTCGACGCGGCCCGGGCCAAGGAGCTGTGGGAGCAGGCCAACGCCATCGCCCCCTGGAACGGCAGCACCTTCACCATCGCCTACAACGTCGACGGCGACCACCAGGCGTGGGTCGACGCGGTGACCGGCTACATCCGCCAGAACCTGGGGATCCAGGCCGAGGGCAAGCCGTACCCGACGTTCGCGCAGATCCGCACCGAGATCACCAACCGCAGCATCACCGGCGCCTTCCGCACCGGCTGGCAGGCCGACTACCCCGGCCTGTACAACTTCCTCGCCCCGATCTACGCGACGGGCGCGGGCTCGAACGACGGCGACTACACCAACCCCGAGTTCGACGCGCTGCTGGAGAAGGCGGCCGGCACCACCGACCAGGACGAGGCGAACAAGACGCTGCAGCAGGCGCAGACCATCCTGTTCAGCGACCTGCCCGTCATCCCGCTGTGGTACTCCAACGCCAGCGGCGGCTTCACCGAGGCGGCGAAGAACGTGCAGTTCGGGTGGAACAGCGTCCCGCTGTACTACCAGATCACCAAGTCCTGA
- the ychF gene encoding redox-regulated ATPase YchF yields the protein MALTIGIVGLPNVGKSTLFNALTKNDALAANYPFATIEPNVGVVALPDPRLDELARVFSSEKTVPAMVSFVDIAGIVKGASEGEGLGNKFLANIREADAICQVTRAFADPDVVHVAGAVDPADDIETVHTELVLADMQTLERAIPRLEKEVKGKKADPAVLRAAQAAQAVLDSGRTLYAATAKDDVDVALLKELGLLTTKPFLYVFNVDETVLGDAARMQELRDLVAPAEAVFLDAKLESELAELSAEEAAELLESVGQSESGLDQLARVGFATLGLQTYLTAGPKESRAWTIPRGATAPQAAGVIHTDFQRGFIKAEVVSFEDLTAAGSMAEAKAAGKVRIEGKDYVMADGDVVEFRFNV from the coding sequence GTGGCACTCACCATCGGCATCGTCGGCCTGCCCAACGTCGGCAAGTCCACGCTCTTCAACGCGCTCACGAAGAACGACGCGCTCGCGGCGAACTACCCGTTCGCCACCATCGAGCCCAACGTCGGCGTCGTGGCCCTCCCCGATCCCCGCCTGGACGAGCTCGCGAGGGTCTTCTCCAGCGAGAAGACCGTCCCCGCGATGGTGTCGTTCGTCGACATCGCGGGCATCGTCAAGGGCGCCAGCGAGGGGGAGGGGCTGGGGAACAAGTTCCTCGCCAACATCCGGGAGGCCGACGCGATCTGCCAGGTGACCCGGGCCTTCGCCGACCCCGACGTCGTCCACGTGGCCGGCGCCGTCGACCCGGCCGACGACATCGAGACCGTGCACACCGAGCTCGTGCTCGCCGACATGCAGACCCTCGAGCGCGCGATCCCGCGGCTGGAGAAGGAGGTCAAGGGCAAGAAGGCCGACCCCGCCGTGCTGCGGGCCGCCCAGGCCGCCCAGGCCGTCCTCGACTCCGGCCGCACGCTGTACGCGGCGACGGCGAAGGACGACGTCGACGTGGCGCTGCTCAAGGAGCTCGGCCTGCTGACGACCAAGCCCTTCCTCTACGTCTTCAACGTCGACGAGACCGTCCTGGGTGACGCGGCCCGGATGCAGGAGCTGCGCGACCTGGTGGCCCCGGCCGAGGCGGTCTTCCTCGACGCGAAGCTGGAGTCCGAGCTCGCGGAGCTGTCGGCCGAGGAGGCCGCGGAGCTGCTGGAGTCCGTCGGTCAGTCGGAGTCCGGGCTGGACCAGCTCGCCCGCGTCGGCTTCGCGACCCTCGGGCTGCAGACCTACCTGACCGCCGGGCCCAAGGAGTCGCGGGCGTGGACGATCCCGCGGGGTGCCACCGCCCCCCAGGCCGCGGGGGTCATCCACACCGACTTCCAGCGCGGCTTCATCAAGGCCGAGGTGGTGTCCTTCGAGGACCTCACCGCGGCCGGGTCGATGGCCGAGGCGAAGGCGGCGGGGAAGGTCCGCATCGAGGGCAAGGACTACGTCATGGCCGACGGCGACGTGGTGGAGTTCCGCTTCAACGTCTGA
- a CDS encoding 4-hydroxy-3-methylbut-2-enyl diphosphate reductase, with translation MTPAPLDTADPVAPADDCNDTSTLAASGRRPAWDGRKRVLLAAPRGYCAGVDRAVIAVEKALELYGAPVYVRKEIVHNKHVVRTLSERGAVFVDETDAVPEGEHLVFSAHGVSPAVREAAAARSLQTIDATCPLVTKVHKEAVRFAKQDAEILLIGHTGHEEVEGTAGEAPDHITVVDSPEVADTIQVKDPDNLVWLSQTTLSVDETMETVRRLRQRFPNLQDPPSDDICYATSNRQVAVKKIAPEADLVIVVGSANSSNSVRLVEVALDAGARASHRVDGAHEVDDAWFEGVTTVGVTSGASVPEILVREVLELLAARGYGQVEEVTTAQEDLVFSLPTDLRRDLKAGPGPRRSLPVTPV, from the coding sequence GTGACGCCTGCCCCGCTCGACACCGCGGACCCCGTGGCCCCCGCCGACGACTGCAACGACACCTCGACGCTGGCCGCGAGCGGCCGGCGCCCGGCGTGGGACGGCCGCAAGCGCGTCCTGCTCGCCGCCCCCCGCGGCTACTGCGCCGGGGTGGACCGGGCCGTGATCGCCGTCGAGAAGGCGCTGGAGCTGTACGGGGCGCCGGTCTACGTCCGCAAGGAGATCGTGCACAACAAGCACGTCGTGCGGACGCTGTCCGAGCGCGGGGCCGTCTTCGTCGACGAGACCGACGCCGTCCCCGAGGGCGAGCACCTGGTGTTCTCCGCGCACGGGGTCAGCCCCGCGGTGCGCGAGGCCGCGGCGGCGCGCTCGCTGCAGACCATCGACGCGACCTGCCCGCTGGTGACGAAGGTGCACAAGGAGGCCGTCCGCTTCGCCAAGCAGGACGCCGAGATCCTGCTCATCGGCCACACCGGCCACGAGGAGGTCGAGGGCACCGCGGGCGAGGCGCCGGACCACATCACCGTCGTGGACAGCCCCGAGGTCGCCGACACGATCCAGGTCAAGGACCCCGACAACCTCGTCTGGCTCTCGCAGACGACGCTGTCGGTGGACGAGACGATGGAGACCGTCCGCCGCCTGCGGCAGCGCTTCCCGAACCTGCAGGACCCGCCGAGCGACGACATCTGCTACGCCACCTCCAACCGGCAGGTGGCGGTGAAGAAGATCGCCCCCGAGGCCGACCTGGTCATCGTCGTCGGCTCGGCGAACTCCTCGAACTCCGTGCGCCTGGTCGAGGTCGCCCTCGACGCCGGGGCCCGCGCCTCCCACCGCGTCGACGGGGCCCACGAGGTCGACGACGCCTGGTTCGAGGGCGTCACGACCGTGGGGGTGACCTCCGGCGCCTCGGTGCCCGAGATCCTCGTGCGCGAGGTGCTGGAGCTGCTCGCCGCCCGCGGCTACGGGCAGGTCGAGGAGGTCACGACCGCGCAGGAGGACCTCGTCTTCTCGCTGCCCACCGACCTGCGCCGCGACCTCAAGGCCGGCCCGGGGCCGCGGCGCTCGCTGCCCGTCACCCCGGTCTGA
- the xseA gene encoding exodeoxyribonuclease VII large subunit, which produces MGPVPAADPAPRLRPTTAGGTTAENPWPVRLLAAKMDAYIAKMPWTWVEGQVVQVNDRPGASVVFVTLRDADTDMSLPVTITRRVLGRLRETLPDGLAHGTRVVVHARPEFFAKRGTLSLAADDVRPVGVGELLARLEHLKRVLRGEGLFDASRKRALPFLPRTVGLVCGRASAAERDVVENARLRWPSVRFEVREVAVQGPNAVTEVVAALAELDALPEVDVVVIARGGGAVEDLLPFSNETLLRAVAAARTPVVSAIGHEVDSPLLDLVADVRASTPTDAARRVVPDAAEELARLEALRRRVHQAVDTRVEREEHTLAALRSRPVLAAPHVLVDRRAQEVDDLRARARRGLDHRLERARVDVDHLRTSVRALSPRSTLLRGYAVVQRPDGGLVRTPADAPAGTRLRVRLPDGEVAAVAAPTGPDQ; this is translated from the coding sequence ATGGGGCCCGTGCCCGCCGCCGACCCCGCCCCGCGCCTGCGCCCCACCACCGCCGGGGGGACGACGGCGGAGAACCCGTGGCCGGTGCGGCTGCTGGCGGCCAAGATGGACGCCTACATCGCGAAGATGCCCTGGACGTGGGTCGAGGGCCAGGTCGTGCAGGTCAACGACCGGCCCGGGGCCTCGGTGGTCTTCGTCACCCTGCGCGACGCCGACACCGACATGTCCCTGCCGGTGACGATCACCCGGCGCGTCCTGGGCCGCCTGCGCGAGACCCTGCCCGACGGCCTCGCCCACGGCACCCGGGTCGTCGTCCACGCCCGCCCGGAGTTCTTCGCCAAGCGCGGCACCCTGAGCCTGGCCGCCGACGACGTCCGCCCCGTCGGGGTGGGCGAGCTGCTGGCCCGCCTGGAGCACCTCAAGCGGGTGCTGCGCGGGGAGGGCCTCTTCGACGCCTCCCGCAAGCGCGCCCTGCCCTTCCTGCCGCGCACCGTGGGGCTGGTGTGCGGGCGGGCCAGCGCCGCCGAGCGCGACGTGGTGGAGAACGCGCGGCTGCGCTGGCCCTCGGTGCGCTTCGAGGTCCGCGAGGTCGCGGTGCAGGGCCCGAACGCCGTGACCGAGGTGGTGGCGGCGCTGGCCGAGCTCGACGCGCTGCCCGAGGTCGACGTCGTCGTCATCGCCCGCGGCGGGGGGGCCGTCGAGGACCTGCTGCCCTTCAGCAACGAGACCCTGCTGCGGGCCGTCGCGGCCGCCCGCACCCCCGTCGTCTCCGCCATCGGGCACGAGGTGGACTCCCCGCTGCTGGACCTGGTCGCCGACGTCCGCGCCTCCACGCCCACCGACGCGGCCCGCCGCGTCGTGCCCGACGCGGCGGAGGAGCTGGCCCGGCTGGAGGCCCTGCGCCGGCGGGTCCACCAGGCCGTCGACACCCGCGTGGAGCGCGAGGAGCACACCCTGGCCGCGCTGCGCAGCCGCCCGGTGCTGGCCGCCCCGCACGTCCTGGTCGACCGGCGCGCCCAGGAGGTCGACGACCTGCGCGCCCGCGCCCGCCGCGGGCTGGACCACCGGCTGGAGCGGGCCCGCGTCGACGTGGACCACCTGCGCACGAGCGTGCGGGCGCTGTCGCCGCGCTCGACGCTGCTGCGCGGGTACGCCGTGGTGCAGCGCCCCGACGGGGGGCTGGTCCGCACCCCCGCCGACGCCCCCGCGGGCACCCGGCTGCGGGTCCGACTGCCCGACGGGGAGGTGGCGGCGGTGGCCGCGCCGACGGGGCCGGACCAGTAG
- a CDS encoding exodeoxyribonuclease VII small subunit translates to MPDQDSPSGLSYEQARDELLDVVRRLETGGTGLEEALALWERGEALADRCQQWLDGARARLDAARAEPEAEGAEEGSG, encoded by the coding sequence GTGCCGGATCAGGACAGTCCCAGCGGGCTCAGCTACGAGCAGGCCCGCGACGAGCTCCTCGACGTGGTGCGCCGGCTGGAGACCGGCGGCACCGGCCTGGAGGAGGCCCTGGCGCTGTGGGAGCGCGGGGAGGCGCTGGCCGACCGCTGCCAGCAGTGGCTGGACGGCGCGCGCGCCCGCCTGGACGCCGCCCGCGCCGAGCCGGAGGCGGAGGGGGCGGAGGAGGGGTCGGGCTGA
- a CDS encoding DUF4245 domain-containing protein, with the protein MSTTGSPDASTSPAGGPSSGEDPRGVPRGPRRGGNVQSMVLSMAVILALVAVVIWLVPRPNAIEQPAVDVVNAAQGAAGDLSFAPAVPAGPAGWTATSANVNRSTDDVITWHVGYRTDEGEYLALEVARDTTPGWLKAQTQSGAAQGTRAVRGQDWNAYLQEDRRRYSLVRTQDGVSVLVTGEGGYDVLAELATATLDGWDAAGTPWGAKA; encoded by the coding sequence GTGAGCACGACCGGTTCGCCCGACGCCAGCACCTCCCCCGCAGGTGGTCCCTCCTCCGGGGAGGACCCCCGCGGGGTCCCGCGCGGTCCGCGCCGCGGCGGCAACGTGCAGTCGATGGTCCTCTCGATGGCCGTCATCCTCGCCCTGGTCGCGGTGGTGATCTGGCTGGTGCCGCGGCCCAACGCCATCGAGCAGCCCGCCGTCGACGTGGTCAACGCCGCGCAGGGCGCCGCCGGGGACCTGTCCTTCGCCCCGGCCGTCCCGGCCGGCCCGGCGGGCTGGACGGCGACCTCGGCCAACGTGAACCGCTCCACCGACGACGTCATCACCTGGCACGTGGGCTACCGCACCGACGAGGGGGAGTACCTGGCCCTGGAGGTCGCGCGCGACACCACGCCCGGCTGGCTCAAGGCCCAGACCCAGAGCGGCGCGGCGCAGGGGACGCGCGCGGTGCGGGGGCAGGACTGGAACGCGTACCTGCAGGAGGACCGCCGGCGCTACAGCCTCGTGCGCACCCAGGACGGGGTGAGCGTGCTCGTCACCGGCGAGGGCGGCTACGACGTCCTGGCCGAGCTCGCCACCGCCACCCTCGACGGCTGGGACGCGGCCGGCACGCCCTGGGGCGCGAAGGCCTGA
- the glpX gene encoding class II fructose-bisphosphatase: MELVRVTEAAAMAGGRWVGRGDKNKADGAAVNAMRTLIGTVSMNGTVVIGEGEKDNAPMLFNGERVGDGTGAECDVAVDPIDGTTLTARGMPNAVAVLAVAERGTMYDPSAVFYMDKLAVGPEAADVVDIRLPVRENIRRLAKAKNRWVEDITVCILDRPRHAKLADEVRDAGARIKFISDGDVAGAVMAAREGTGVDLLLGIGGTPEGIITACAMHCLGGAIQGRLAPRDDDEKQKALDAGHDLDAVLDTKALVASDNVYFVVTGITDGELVDGVRYRGDVITTSSIVMRSKSGTIRKVDSEHQLSKLRAYSAVDFTGPR, encoded by the coding sequence ATGGAGCTGGTCCGGGTCACCGAGGCCGCCGCCATGGCCGGGGGCCGCTGGGTGGGGCGCGGTGACAAGAACAAGGCCGACGGCGCCGCCGTCAACGCCATGCGCACCCTCATCGGGACCGTCTCCATGAACGGCACCGTCGTCATCGGCGAGGGCGAGAAGGACAACGCGCCCATGCTCTTCAACGGCGAGCGCGTCGGCGACGGCACCGGCGCGGAGTGCGACGTCGCGGTGGACCCCATCGACGGGACGACGCTGACCGCGCGCGGCATGCCCAACGCCGTGGCCGTCCTCGCCGTCGCCGAGCGCGGCACCATGTACGACCCGTCCGCGGTGTTCTACATGGACAAGCTCGCCGTGGGTCCCGAGGCCGCCGACGTCGTCGACATCCGCCTGCCCGTGCGGGAGAACATCCGCCGCCTGGCCAAGGCGAAGAACCGCTGGGTGGAGGACATCACCGTCTGCATCCTCGACCGCCCCCGCCACGCGAAGCTGGCCGACGAGGTCCGCGACGCCGGTGCGCGCATCAAGTTCATCTCCGACGGCGACGTCGCCGGGGCGGTCATGGCCGCCCGCGAGGGCACCGGCGTGGACCTGCTGCTGGGCATCGGCGGCACCCCCGAGGGCATCATCACCGCCTGCGCCATGCACTGCCTGGGCGGGGCGATCCAGGGGCGCCTGGCCCCGCGCGACGACGACGAGAAGCAGAAGGCCCTCGACGCCGGCCACGACCTCGACGCCGTCCTCGACACCAAGGCCCTGGTGGCCAGCGACAACGTCTACTTCGTCGTCACCGGCATCACCGACGGCGAGCTCGTCGACGGCGTCCGCTACCGCGGCGACGTCATCACGACCTCGAGCATCGTCATGCGCTCCAAGTCCGGCACGATCCGCAAGGTCGACAGCGAGCACCAGCTCTCGAAGCTGCGCGCCTACTCCGCGGTCGACTTCACCGGCCCGCGCTGA
- a CDS encoding carbohydrate kinase family protein, translated as MTGTTSTGSPRSRTVVVGEALVDVVRTAGSATGTEHPGGSPLNVAYGLGRLEHDVALLTRLGDDEHGALLRAHLDRAGVQLFPGTVDADPTAVARAEIDAEGKATYDFDLLWRVPEVELAPDVTLVHTGSIGAAVSPGAETALSLLRSVRGRATTSYDPNVRPAFFDGPARALARVEEFVDAADVVKASDEDLAWLLPGEDPEVVAHRWQTRGPALVVVTRGSAGAIAVSGAGTLHVPAPRVDVVDTVGAGDAFMSGLLHALHEHDLLGAQGLPRLRHLGLGTLESLVATAIRSASITCSRAGANPPTRAELTAPA; from the coding sequence ATGACGGGCACGACGTCGACGGGTTCCCCCCGGTCGCGGACCGTCGTCGTCGGCGAGGCCCTCGTCGACGTCGTGCGCACCGCCGGGTCCGCGACGGGCACCGAGCACCCCGGCGGTTCCCCGCTGAACGTCGCCTACGGGCTGGGCCGGCTGGAGCACGACGTCGCCCTGCTGACCCGCCTCGGCGACGACGAGCACGGCGCGCTGCTGCGCGCCCACCTGGACCGGGCCGGGGTGCAGCTGTTCCCCGGGACCGTCGACGCCGACCCGACGGCGGTGGCGCGCGCCGAGATCGACGCCGAGGGCAAGGCCACCTACGACTTCGACCTGCTCTGGCGGGTCCCCGAGGTCGAGCTCGCCCCGGACGTGACCCTGGTGCACACCGGCTCGATCGGCGCGGCGGTCTCCCCCGGCGCCGAGACCGCCCTGAGCCTGCTGCGCTCGGTGCGCGGGCGGGCGACGACGAGCTACGACCCCAACGTGCGGCCGGCCTTCTTCGACGGGCCCGCCCGGGCGCTGGCCCGCGTCGAGGAGTTCGTCGACGCCGCCGACGTCGTCAAGGCCTCCGACGAGGACCTGGCCTGGCTGCTGCCCGGGGAGGATCCGGAGGTCGTCGCGCACCGCTGGCAGACCCGGGGCCCGGCGCTGGTCGTGGTGACCCGCGGCAGCGCGGGCGCCATCGCCGTCTCCGGGGCCGGGACCCTGCACGTCCCCGCACCGCGGGTCGACGTGGTGGACACCGTGGGTGCCGGGGACGCGTTCATGTCGGGCCTGCTGCACGCCCTGCACGAGCACGACCTGCTCGGGGCGCAGGGCCTGCCCCGGTTGCGCCACCTCGGGCTGGGGACGCTGGAGTCGCTGGTGGCCACCGCGATCCGCTCGGCGTCGATCACCTGCTCGCGCGCGGGCGCGAACCCGCCCACCCGCGCGGAGCTGACCGCCCCGGCCTGA